In Mycoplasmopsis meleagridis, the genomic stretch AGGAAATACAACAACTAATCCACAAAAAAAAGTTCAATTGGAAACTGGTTTTGAAGTAGAAACACCAATGTTTATAAAAGATAATGATTTTATCATTGTGTCCACTGAAACAGGCAAATATGTTGGTAAAGGTAACAAATAATAATGAATTACGTTACTGTTAATTACTCAGTTAATCAATCATATTCCATTTCTAAATATACTTTTGTTCAATTAGTCAATAATTGTATTAATGACACATCATTTATCAAATTATCATCTGAACCTAAAATAGTATTAATCAAGAAGAAAAATAATGTTGGCTTTATTATTAATATAGAGATTAAAAAAGGAAAAAATATTTCTACAGTGATTAATAATTTTATTAATGAATTAGAAATGCGTTTTTTGTCTCTTTTAGATTTAAAACCTGCTTCAATTAAAATCTGTTTCAACGGAACGTATTAAAAAGTTTAAAATCAGCAAACTTTTTTTATTTTTTCTTTTGTTTATAATAGATAAAAACGGGGGTTTAGTATAATGGCATTACTGCGGTCTCCAAAACCGTTTATAAGGGTTCGAATCCTTTAACCCCTGCCATTTTTTATTTACTTCATATTAACCAATAAAATAAAAAATACTGCTACTTATTTGCAGAAAAAACAAATAAAATTTGTTTGATAGTAGGAACAGTTACTATAAATTAGATAATTAAGATTAACTTATATAATTAATATGACAAGATAGAAGGAGAAATCAATGAAATTAGTCAAAGTTGAAGCAATTGGTTTTAAATCTTTTGCTGATCCAATTTCTCTTAAATTTGATGGTGGAGTAGCAGGCATTATTGGGCCTAATGGTTCTGGTAAATCTAACATTAATGATGCTATCAAATGAGTTCTAGGCGAAAGAAGCGCTAAAGAATTACGTGGTGATAATATGGAAGATGTTATTTTTGCAGGTTCAAAAACTGCAAAAGCAATGAACAAAGCAGAAGTAACATTAACTTTTGATAATCGTGATGGTCAAAGCAATTTACCACACCAATTTATAACTATAAGTCGTGTTCTTGAAAGAGGCAAAGGAAACACCTATTATATTAATGGTGAAATTTGTAACCTTAAAGATATTAAATCAATAGCAATGGAAACTGGTATTGGTAAATCTTCTCTTGCAATTATTTCTCAAGGAACAGTTAGCGACATAGCTGAAGCAACAAATGAAGAAAGAAAAGCTATTTTTGAAGAAGCCGCCGGAGTTTCTAAATTCAAATTTCAAAAAAGAGAAGCAACTGTTAAGTTAGAGAAAACTCAAAATGGCCTTGATAAGGTTAATGCCGTTATTGCAGAAATTGAACACAATTTAACTTCATTAAGAAAAAAAGCAGAAAAAGCAAGACAATTTATTGCCTTGAAAGATCAACTTAAACAAATTGAGGTAGGACTATTAGTAGATAGAATTTCTGTTTTCGGTGAACAATTCAGTACTTTACAAGCAGAATTAGAAGGCGTTACCGAAACTCAAACTGACTTAGAAAATAAAATAGCTACTTTCAATCAAAAAATAAATATTACTCAATCTTCGCTTGCTGATGAAAATAATACTGCTAGGGAACTTTCAATTAAAATTGATGAATTAACTAAGAGAATACATCAATTAGAAATTAATTTAGCTGTTGAAAACGAACGTAATAAAAATATAATTGATGGTTTAACTAAAGCAAGTGCTGAAGAAATAGCTGCTTCTTATCGTGAGTTAATAGAATCTAATGCACAAAAGATGAAAACTTACGATTCGGATATTGTTAATCTTAATAATGCAATCACAGAAAAAGAACAAGAATCAGAAAATATCTTACAAAAAAGTAATGAAGTTAATATTTTAATTACCAAAAAAGCTACTGAAATTACTAAAATACAAACCCTACTAAATAATTTGTTACAACAAAAAGAAAATTTAGGTTTAGTCTCTAAAGGAACAAAAAATATTTTAGAAAACAAAGCCTATTTTGGTAAAGCATTAAAAGGAACAGTTGCAGATTTAATTAAAGTTGATAATGAATATCTTATTGCTATTAACGCAATTTTAGGTCCTTCTGTACAAAATCTTGTTGTTGATAAATCAGAAACAGCTGTTAAAGCAGTTAATTTCCTTAAAGATAATAATGGGGGAAGAGCTACTTTTATACCGCTAACTTCAATTCAACCTAAATATGTTAGGGATGATTTATTATTAGCTATACAAGGGCATCCTGGCTATGTTGGAGTAGCTAAAGATTTAGTTCAAATAGCTCCTGAATTCGATATATTGGTCAAATTTTTACTTGGTAATATTATCATTACAAGCGATATTGAAAGCGCTGACAAAATTTCTAAAGTTTTAGAACATCGTTATATGGTTGTTTCTCTTGAAGGAGATATTGTTAGAACTGGCGGTGTAATAACTGGTGGTGCTCAACAAAATATGCAAAGTATTTTAGGCCTTGATGAAAAAATAGAACAATTAAAAAATGCATTGCCTGGAATTAAAGTTGAATTACAAAATCTCGAAGCTAAACAACATGAACTTATAAATGGTAGAAATAATTTAATTAACTTAATCAATAATACTAAGCAACAATTAATTATCTTAAGAAATAAGAGATTAGATGCTCAAAAGTTATACGACGAATATAATGTTAGATATAACGAATTAGGAAATAAAAAACTCATCATTGATGAAATTAAAATTAATGAACAAAGTGAAATTATTAGTAAAGAAAAACTTGAAAGTGAATTGCTAAGTTTACAATCACAATTACACGCAAAGCAATCTAATATTCAAAGTTTATCTTACGATATTAAAGTATTCGAAAGAACAAGAAACGATTTTCAGGATAGTTTAAACAAATTTAATAAATCGTATGCAGATAAACTTGCTAATAAAGAAAAAGCAAAAATAATTCTTGATCAATCAAGAGAACGTTTAGTATCAGAATATAAAATGACTTTTGAAAGCGCTCAACTCGAATTTAAATTAGAAATTGACGCTAATGAAGCAGAAGAAATAGTAAAAGATCTAAGAGAACAAATTGTAAAATTAGGATCAATTGATATTGAATCTCTTGAAAAATTAGTAGAAGAAGAAGAAAGATACAATAAATTGTCAGCAGATGCTAAAGAATTGAGTGATGCTAAAGATGCTATTGTTAGTGCTATTTCTGAACTAGATAAAATTATTATAAGCAGATTAACTACTCTTGTAGAAGAAGTAGATAGTGAATTTAATAATGTATTTAAAACAATGTTCGGCGGTGGACAAGCTAAATTATTTTTCGATAATCCAAAAGATATACTTAACTCTGGAGTCGATATTCAAGCTCAACCTCCGGGAAAAAGCATTAAAAATCTTAAACTTTTTTCAGGTGGAGAAAAGTCACTTATCGCAATATCATTATTGTTTGGAATTTTAAAAGCAAGACCTCTTCCTCTCTGTGTTTTAGATGAAGTTGAAGCAGCCTTAGATGAAGCTAATGTTGTTCGTTATGCTGAATATTTACAAGAATTAAAAGAAAAAACGCAGTTTCTTGTAATTACTCATAGACATGGAACAATGAGTAGAGTAAATTCACTTTTTGCTGCTACAATGCAAAATAGAGGTGTTACTACTTTCTTTAGTATTTCCATGGATGATGCTAAAAAACTAGTAGATGATGAACAAAAAGATGTTGAAGATCTTGAAAAAGGTAAATTAGCAAAAATTCATGAAGAAGAAATGAATTCAAGAGATGTTTAATATTTATAGAATAATAAAAAATGCTACGTAAATTAGCATTTTTTATTCAACAAAACTTGTTTTAAAATTACCTATAACGTTATTTATGTTTTTAACTCTTATTCAAAGGGTTTTATCAATTATTTTTAAATCTCTTAATAAACTTCTTGATTCTAATAATAATATGGTTGTTTCTATTTTATAAATTTCTTTTCCTGTATATCCACTTGTTGCTTTAGTAATTGTATAAGCATGTCAATATTCAATGGCTCTAAAATAAGCAATCACTTTTGAAGGATCCGCACATGATATTTCTATTCCGACTTTTTTATATTTAGGATAAAGTAATCCAACAAGACCGTTTGCTATGAATATATAAAAAATAGTTGAAAACTCTCTCATGCCAACAATTGTTTTGGCCTCATGATTTATTACATAAATTGGGTTGCCGTTATCTAAATAACCTTTTATCATAACTGCTGGTTTGTGAGGATCAACAATGCTATAAATTACTAAAAATATTAATGAGCTAGTGAAAGAAACTACCATCAAGATACTTGAAACACTTTTCTTTTTCTTAGTTGTAAAAAAATAAGCTATAAAATCTGATCCACCGGTAGATCCCCCACTTTTTCAAGCCATTGCTATAGCAACTCCTAGAAACATTGAACCAATTAATCCATTAATAAAAATTGGTCATGTTACGGGATTTTCAGCCACTATTTTTACTCCATTTTCAACAACTTCAATTGTTTCCTTTCATCCTGGAGCTACATTAAAAGTTGAAGTAATAAAATGATTGACTGGCTCATAAGTAAATATGGCATTAGTTACTATTTGAGAAAACATAAATCCTAAGGACATTAATAAGAAACTTTTCTTAATTTTTAACTTTACTCTAAAAAAAGATTTAGTTTTTTCAAATTGTAAACCCACAATTATAAAAAGAGGAATATTAACAATAACATAAATTAAGGCAAATAATTTATTAATATCACTTCAATGTGGTTTTACTAATAAAACAGTTAAAGTGGGTATACCTGTAAATCCGCTTGGTATTGTATTTGCCTTCGCTAAAAAAGCATTCACCCCAAAATTAAATATTAAAGCAGCTAAAAAAACTAGTATTACTCTTTTTGATCAAAGTTTAATATTTTGTTTTTTGACTTCCTTATTTTTGCTATTTAATTTTCTAAAATTGTATTGGCCCATTTCAGTCATATTTATATCAACATCACATATTCTAAATGGTTCTCATTTTTCATTATCAGGATCATAATTAGGGTCTAAATTTAAATTATTTGGTTTCTTATTCTGCTTAAAAAAATTTACAATTTTTTGCCCTTTTTGATTAACATTTTTCATAAGTGTATTAATTATAAATATTAAAAAAATATACTATATAAAAATTTTTTATATTTTTTAAGTTCAAATATCTTAATAGTAATATATATCAGCTAATCCAGTTATCATGTTTGCTCCAGATTTAATTAGAAATGTATTACCGTCATCTAAAGAATAACCTGGATAACAATAAACTTCTTTACCTACATTAGCGAAAGATAATGCTAAATTGATAATTCCAGAATTATTTTTTGCGCTATAACAAATTAAATATTTACATAATAGTGAAATTAAAACATTTCTTTCTCTATAGCGTTCTAATTTGGGATTAACATTGGGAGGGTACATACTTATTAGCAATTCTTTTTCATCAATTATTTCCTCATTATTAAATCCTATTCCATTTGCTAAAGGG encodes the following:
- a CDS encoding MMB_0454 family protein gives rise to the protein MNYVTVNYSVNQSYSISKYTFVQLVNNCINDTSFIKLSSEPKIVLIKKKNNVGFIINIEIKKGKNISTVINNFINELEMRFLSLLDLKPASIKICFNGTY
- a CDS encoding AAA family ATPase; its protein translation is MKLVKVEAIGFKSFADPISLKFDGGVAGIIGPNGSGKSNINDAIKWVLGERSAKELRGDNMEDVIFAGSKTAKAMNKAEVTLTFDNRDGQSNLPHQFITISRVLERGKGNTYYINGEICNLKDIKSIAMETGIGKSSLAIISQGTVSDIAEATNEERKAIFEEAAGVSKFKFQKREATVKLEKTQNGLDKVNAVIAEIEHNLTSLRKKAEKARQFIALKDQLKQIEVGLLVDRISVFGEQFSTLQAELEGVTETQTDLENKIATFNQKINITQSSLADENNTARELSIKIDELTKRIHQLEINLAVENERNKNIIDGLTKASAEEIAASYRELIESNAQKMKTYDSDIVNLNNAITEKEQESENILQKSNEVNILITKKATEITKIQTLLNNLLQQKENLGLVSKGTKNILENKAYFGKALKGTVADLIKVDNEYLIAINAILGPSVQNLVVDKSETAVKAVNFLKDNNGGRATFIPLTSIQPKYVRDDLLLAIQGHPGYVGVAKDLVQIAPEFDILVKFLLGNIIITSDIESADKISKVLEHRYMVVSLEGDIVRTGGVITGGAQQNMQSILGLDEKIEQLKNALPGIKVELQNLEAKQHELINGRNNLINLINNTKQQLIILRNKRLDAQKLYDEYNVRYNELGNKKLIIDEIKINEQSEIISKEKLESELLSLQSQLHAKQSNIQSLSYDIKVFERTRNDFQDSLNKFNKSYADKLANKEKAKIILDQSRERLVSEYKMTFESAQLEFKLEIDANEAEEIVKDLREQIVKLGSIDIESLEKLVEEEERYNKLSADAKELSDAKDAIVSAISELDKIIISRLTTLVEEVDSEFNNVFKTMFGGGQAKLFFDNPKDILNSGVDIQAQPPGKSIKNLKLFSGGEKSLIAISLLFGILKARPLPLCVLDEVEAALDEANVVRYAEYLQELKEKTQFLVITHRHGTMSRVNSLFAATMQNRGVTTFFSISMDDAKKLVDDEQKDVEDLEKGKLAKIHEEEMNSRDV
- a CDS encoding YitT family protein is translated as MKNVNQKGQKIVNFFKQNKKPNNLNLDPNYDPDNEKWEPFRICDVDINMTEMGQYNFRKLNSKNKEVKKQNIKLWSKRVILVFLAALIFNFGVNAFLAKANTIPSGFTGIPTLTVLLVKPHWSDINKLFALIYVIVNIPLFIIVGLQFEKTKSFFRVKLKIKKSFLLMSLGFMFSQIVTNAIFTYEPVNHFITSTFNVAPGWKETIEVVENGVKIVAENPVTWPIFINGLIGSMFLGVAIAMAWKSGGSTGGSDFIAYFFTTKKKKSVSSILMVVSFTSSLIFLVIYSIVDPHKPAVMIKGYLDNGNPIYVINHEAKTIVGMREFSTIFYIFIANGLVGLLYPKYKKVGIEISCADPSKVIAYFRAIEYWHAYTITKATSGYTGKEIYKIETTILLLESRSLLRDLKIIDKTLWIRVKNINNVIGNFKTSFVE